One window of the Streptococcus parasanguinis ATCC 15912 genome contains the following:
- the ftsY gene encoding signal recognition particle-docking protein FtsY produces the protein MGLFDRLFGKKEETEKVLPSSEEVTESTEGEETVKEEPAATRNDKEEQKIADMEAYYQELKARIAATHQPVSTVAQEEPAEEPLIEEKVTSETHEDQAPVEESPVVFEPAQTEASPEEVSPLADETETEPLEEVKMEAEETENGEEADGADSSERKEESPIASPSPDAEQVEGSTKEEKVPELVEAQDAVPEPEVSEAIAQVEETSEVAEAESRLPEGEAASVVEERTVEEAEEPIPDEVDPQQETIQEKYDRSLKKTRTGFGARLNAFFANFRSVDEEFFDELEELLIMSDVGVQVASNLTEELRYEARLENAKKPDALKRVIIEKLVDLYEKDGQFNEAIRFQDGLTVMLFVGVNGVGKTTSIGKLAHRYKQEGKKVMLVAADTFRAGAVAQLAEWGRRVDVPVVTGPEKSDPASVVFDGMERAIAENIDVLMIDTAGRLQNKDNLMAELEKIGRIIKRVVPDAPHETLLALDASTGQNALVQAKEFSKITPVTGIVLTKIDGTARGGVVLAIREELDIPVKLIGFGEKIDDIGPFHSENFMRGLLEGLI, from the coding sequence ATGGGATTATTTGATCGTTTATTTGGAAAAAAAGAAGAAACTGAAAAAGTGCTTCCGTCTTCTGAAGAAGTGACGGAAAGTACTGAGGGTGAAGAAACTGTCAAAGAGGAGCCGGCGGCTACCCGAAATGACAAGGAAGAGCAAAAAATCGCTGATATGGAAGCTTATTACCAAGAGCTCAAAGCGCGAATTGCAGCCACTCATCAACCTGTTTCAACCGTCGCTCAAGAAGAGCCGGCAGAGGAACCTCTTATTGAAGAAAAAGTGACATCAGAGACTCATGAAGATCAAGCACCAGTAGAGGAGTCTCCAGTTGTCTTTGAACCTGCTCAAACAGAAGCAAGTCCTGAAGAAGTTTCACCACTAGCTGATGAAACGGAGACTGAGCCTCTTGAAGAAGTGAAAATGGAAGCGGAAGAAACTGAAAATGGTGAGGAAGCAGATGGGGCTGATAGTTCAGAAAGGAAAGAAGAGTCACCAATTGCCTCTCCATCACCTGACGCTGAGCAAGTAGAAGGGAGCACGAAAGAAGAGAAGGTTCCAGAACTAGTAGAAGCTCAGGATGCTGTCCCAGAACCTGAAGTATCAGAAGCGATCGCTCAAGTAGAGGAAACTTCTGAAGTAGCAGAAGCCGAGTCCAGACTTCCTGAAGGAGAAGCAGCATCAGTCGTTGAGGAAAGAACTGTTGAAGAGGCAGAGGAGCCGATTCCAGACGAGGTTGATCCTCAGCAAGAAACCATTCAGGAAAAATACGATCGTAGCTTGAAAAAGACACGGACTGGATTTGGAGCACGTCTCAATGCTTTCTTTGCTAATTTCCGTTCAGTCGATGAAGAATTCTTTGATGAATTGGAAGAACTCTTGATCATGAGTGACGTTGGGGTTCAAGTGGCCTCTAATTTAACCGAAGAGTTGCGCTATGAAGCCCGTTTGGAAAATGCCAAAAAACCAGATGCTCTCAAGCGCGTGATCATCGAAAAATTGGTGGACTTGTATGAAAAGGATGGCCAATTTAATGAAGCCATTCGTTTTCAAGATGGTCTCACGGTCATGCTCTTTGTTGGGGTCAATGGAGTTGGGAAAACAACCTCTATCGGGAAGTTAGCCCACCGCTACAAACAAGAGGGCAAGAAAGTCATGTTGGTTGCAGCAGATACTTTCCGTGCAGGAGCAGTGGCTCAACTGGCAGAATGGGGACGCCGTGTAGATGTTCCAGTTGTAACAGGTCCTGAAAAATCAGATCCTGCTAGTGTCGTCTTTGATGGAATGGAACGCGCGATCGCTGAAAACATCGATGTTCTGATGATTGATACAGCTGGTCGTCTGCAAAACAAGGACAACCTCATGGCGGAGCTTGAAAAAATCGGCCGGATTATAAAGCGAGTAGTGCCTGATGCACCGCATGAAACCTTGCTGGCCCTCGATGCATCAACTGGTCAAAATGCCTTGGTGCAGGCCAAAGAATTTTCAAAAATTACACCTGTGACAGGAATTGTATTGACCAAGATCGATGGAACGGCTCGAGGTGGGGTCGTCCTTGCGATCCGTGAAGAGTTGGACATCCCAGTGAAGTTGATTGGATTTGGAGAAAAGATTGATGACATCGGACCATTCCATTCAGAAAACTTCATGAGAGGCCTCTTGGAAGGCTTGATTTAA
- a CDS encoding permease: MTFFQHLPSSVLQAGAIFLSIIIEALPFVLIGSIISGIIEVYITPERVYRFLPKNKFGRIFFGTFIGFIFPSCECGIVPIINRFLEKKVPSYTAVPFLVTAPVINPIVLFATYSAFGNSVKMALYRALGSLLVATVLGIFLGFIQTDSIQKEHRKAVHEHDFSGLSKGQKLFQVLVQAIDEFFDTGRYLVFGCLFASLVQVYVPTRILTSISATPVIAILLLMVLSFLLSLCSEADAFVGSSLLTSFGVAPVLAFLVIGPMLDVKNLLMMKNYLKTRFIWQFIGIVSGVVLLYAWFVGVVL, translated from the coding sequence ATGACATTCTTTCAACACCTTCCCTCTAGCGTCTTGCAGGCTGGGGCTATTTTTCTCTCGATTATTATCGAGGCCCTACCGTTTGTCCTAATCGGAAGTATCATTTCAGGGATTATTGAGGTCTATATCACTCCCGAGAGGGTCTACCGCTTTCTTCCCAAGAATAAATTTGGGCGGATCTTCTTTGGGACCTTTATCGGCTTTATCTTTCCTTCCTGTGAATGTGGAATTGTTCCCATTATCAATCGCTTTCTAGAAAAGAAAGTCCCAAGTTATACTGCTGTTCCCTTTCTGGTGACAGCACCTGTCATCAATCCCATCGTTCTCTTTGCGACCTACTCAGCCTTTGGGAATTCTGTCAAGATGGCCCTCTACCGCGCCCTTGGTTCCCTACTGGTCGCAACGGTGCTAGGGATCTTTCTTGGTTTTATTCAGACAGATTCGATCCAAAAAGAACATCGTAAGGCTGTACATGAACATGATTTTAGTGGCTTGAGCAAAGGTCAAAAGCTCTTCCAAGTCTTGGTGCAAGCCATTGATGAATTCTTTGATACGGGACGTTACCTGGTATTTGGTTGCCTCTTTGCCAGCCTCGTCCAAGTCTATGTCCCAACACGGATCCTCACTTCGATCAGTGCAACACCGGTTATTGCTATTCTCCTTCTCATGGTCTTGTCCTTTCTCCTCTCACTTTGTAGCGAGGCGGACGCCTTTGTTGGATCCTCTCTTCTGACGAGTTTTGGAGTAGCACCTGTTCTTGCCTTTCTGGTGATTGGGCCTATGCTTGATGTTAAAAATCTCCTCATGATGAAAAATTATCTCAAGACCCGTTTTATCTGGCAATTTATCGGGATTGTGAGTGGAGTTGTGCTCCTTTATGCTTGGTTTGTGGGGGTAGTGCTATGA
- the zwf gene encoding glucose-6-phosphate dehydrogenase has product MSSKVIVTIFGASGDLAKRKLYPSLFRLYKSGNLSEHFAVIGTARRPWSKEYFESVVVESITDLADSPQQAQEFASHFYYQSHDVNDTEHYIALRDLQNSLDEKYQTEHNKVFFLSMAPQFFGTIAKHLKSEGIVDGQGFERLIVEKPFGTDLETASQLNKELEETFDEEQIFRIDHYLGKEMIQNIFAIRFGNLIFDNLWNRDFIDNIQITFAERLGVEERGGYYDHSGALRDMVQNHTLQLLSLLAMDKPATFTKDAIRAEKIKVFEQLHNPTDDELKKFFIRGQYRSGTIEGKKDISYRSEPNVYPESTTETYASGTFFVDSDRFRGVPFFFRTGKRLTQKGTMVNVVFKQTDSIFGHSLQPNVLTIYIQPNEGFSLSINGKEVGEKFSIAPISFDYETDATATGASPEPYEKLIFDVLNNDSTNYSHWHEVRASWQLIDRIEKLWAENGAPLYEYKSGSMGPTASDDLLAEYGAEWVWKPEPKN; this is encoded by the coding sequence ATGTCTTCAAAAGTTATTGTAACCATTTTCGGGGCCAGTGGAGATTTAGCCAAGCGCAAACTCTACCCATCCCTTTTTAGACTCTATAAATCAGGAAATCTATCTGAACACTTTGCGGTTATCGGAACAGCTCGCAGACCATGGAGCAAGGAATACTTTGAATCAGTCGTGGTAGAATCCATCACAGATCTGGCAGATAGCCCTCAACAAGCTCAAGAATTCGCTAGTCATTTCTACTACCAAAGCCACGATGTCAATGATACCGAACATTACATCGCCCTGCGCGATTTGCAAAACAGCTTGGATGAAAAATACCAAACGGAACACAACAAGGTCTTCTTCTTGTCCATGGCTCCTCAATTTTTTGGAACTATTGCCAAACACCTCAAATCAGAGGGTATTGTGGATGGACAAGGCTTTGAGCGCTTGATCGTTGAAAAACCTTTCGGTACAGACTTGGAAACAGCTAGTCAGCTCAACAAGGAATTGGAAGAAACCTTTGATGAAGAACAAATCTTCCGGATCGACCATTACCTTGGAAAAGAAATGATCCAAAATATCTTTGCCATTCGTTTTGGAAATCTTATTTTTGATAATCTTTGGAACCGAGATTTTATTGACAATATCCAAATTACTTTTGCTGAACGCTTAGGGGTTGAAGAACGCGGTGGCTACTATGATCACTCGGGGGCCCTTCGAGATATGGTGCAAAACCACACCCTTCAGCTTTTGTCTTTGCTTGCCATGGATAAACCAGCTACCTTCACTAAGGATGCGATTCGGGCAGAGAAGATCAAAGTTTTTGAGCAATTGCACAATCCAACAGATGACGAATTAAAGAAATTCTTTATCCGTGGTCAATACCGTTCAGGTACGATCGAAGGGAAAAAAGATATCTCTTATCGCAGTGAGCCCAATGTCTACCCTGAATCTACTACAGAAACCTATGCTTCTGGTACGTTCTTTGTTGATAGCGATCGCTTCCGCGGAGTACCTTTCTTTTTCCGTACCGGAAAACGCTTGACGCAAAAAGGAACCATGGTCAATGTGGTCTTCAAGCAAACCGACTCCATCTTTGGACATAGTTTGCAACCAAATGTCTTGACCATTTATATCCAACCAAACGAAGGTTTCTCATTGAGCATCAACGGAAAAGAGGTCGGAGAAAAATTCAGTATCGCACCAATTTCCTTTGATTACGAAACAGATGCGACCGCAACTGGAGCTTCACCAGAGCCTTATGAAAAATTAATTTTCGACGTTTTGAACAATGACTCAACCAACTACAGCCACTGGCACGAAGTTCGTGCTTCATGGCAATTGATTGACCGGATTGAAAAACTATGGGCCGAAAATGGTGCACCGCTCTATGAATACAAGTCTGGATCCATGGGACCAACTGCATCCGATGATCTCCTTGCAGAATACGGAGCCGAATGGGTTTGGAAACCTGAACCTAAGAATTAA
- a CDS encoding TIGR03943 family putative permease subunit has translation MIRFLILAGYFELTMYLQLSGKLNQYINLHYSYLAYISMFLSFVLALVQLIIWVKQMKIHSHLSGFWAKVASIFLLCIPLFVGLFFPTVTLDSQTVSAKGYHFPVAAGSSKEIQQDEGTTTQYLKPDTSSYFTKSAYESETKQAAKKYVDKKVIQVTTENYMEVMEVIYDYPDQFAGKTIELTGFVYNDPNNKDSQFLFRFGIIHCIADSGVYGLLTTGAPQHFENNTWIHAKGTLSIEYHKQLKQSLPVLHISDCQTITKPANPYVYRVF, from the coding sequence ATGATTCGTTTCTTGATATTAGCTGGCTATTTTGAGCTCACCATGTACCTGCAATTATCTGGTAAGCTCAATCAATACATCAACTTACACTATTCTTACTTGGCTTATATTTCCATGTTCTTGTCCTTTGTTTTAGCTCTTGTGCAGCTGATCATCTGGGTCAAGCAGATGAAGATCCACAGTCATCTCTCTGGCTTCTGGGCAAAAGTGGCGAGTATTTTCTTGCTCTGTATTCCTTTGTTTGTCGGGCTATTTTTCCCTACAGTGACACTGGATTCCCAAACAGTCTCTGCAAAAGGCTATCACTTCCCGGTTGCGGCTGGTTCTTCCAAGGAAATCCAGCAGGACGAAGGGACAACAACCCAGTATCTCAAACCAGATACTAGTAGCTATTTTACCAAATCTGCCTATGAGTCAGAAACGAAGCAGGCTGCAAAGAAATATGTTGATAAAAAAGTGATCCAGGTGACCACTGAGAATTACATGGAAGTCATGGAAGTTATTTATGATTATCCTGACCAATTTGCAGGAAAGACAATCGAGTTGACCGGCTTCGTATACAATGACCCCAATAACAAGGACAGCCAATTCCTCTTTCGCTTTGGGATCATCCACTGTATTGCAGATTCCGGAGTCTACGGTCTCTTAACGACAGGTGCTCCGCAGCATTTTGAAAACAATACCTGGATCCATGCGAAAGGAACCTTGTCCATTGAATACCACAAGCAGCTCAAGCAAAGCTTGCCTGTCCTCCACATTAGTGATTGCCAGACCATTACAAAACCGGCCAATCCATATGTCTACCGCGTATTCTGA
- a CDS encoding SPJ_0845 family protein, whose translation MAIKFSKTDDLDKMFENFASFPDVEKKVEFPEEKKKAETATTKEAKKAK comes from the coding sequence ATGGCTATTAAATTCTCAAAAACAGATGATCTTGATAAAATGTTTGAAAATTTTGCGAGTTTTCCGGATGTAGAAAAGAAAGTAGAATTTCCTGAAGAAAAAAAGAAGGCAGAAACTGCTACAACTAAAGAAGCAAAGAAGGCTAAGTAA